ttgttcattttcattttgtaaaacCAGAGTAATGAGAAGAACTATTTTCTCTCTGTGCCtcactttctatttttctaaCTGTTTTGACAGCATTGtcaaaaaatgaacaacaacaaaagcaacaacaaaaaacaaccccacaaaaAAACTGTTATTGCTGCCATTTGAGCCATTGAACTTTGAGATATCTGCTCCCAAGTCAACACATTCTTTTTCCATAAGTTAGGCTTTATTCCTCTGACCCCACAttaagttgttttctttttcgTTCCCCACCTTACATAATACAGCAGCACAACACAACCATGGCAGCCTGTTCTCTGTACAAAATacagctgctcagctgcagagaaTACAGCAATGTCTCAATGCCTCAGTCTTGCTTAAATATTGCCATAATGACAATGTGATACTGGTGGCTCTGTACAAGGGCAGCATGTGAATCACGAAAGCGTTCTCTGCCTTAAGTTGACCTCTTTCACCTCGGTACATCTCTGTGTTCAAGCACAGTTTGATGCAAACCAAAATACTAAAGTCTTTCTGAAACTGGTTCAAAAGgcatctgttcctttcttcttttaccATGGGCTCATAAAAGGAACTGACAGTTGACAGGTATGGGGAAGGGCAAAGGGCAAAAACTTGGTCTCTTATAAGAGTGTTTGTTCCCTTTTATTCAAAAGAACCATGGTTTCTCTGTCAGTAACATCTCAGTGCCATACCAATATCAGTGTACAGAATATGTTACTGTGTTGTTCAGAGCTGGTTGTATGCATTTCAGTTCAAAGTTTCTTTTGATTTAATAGTCTTTGTAGaacatggaaaagaaagtgGGTAGTTTTTGGTTTGaggtgtttttcttgttttgtgttttatttcctatATTTCCCAAGTTTTCAGGGGGAGAAAGGGGTAGAATTATtgcaaaattaagaaaaaagataagAGAAGATTAGATTCGATATGAAGTTGTTAACTGTACAGATCACCAAAATTTTAGGTTGAAAATCAGGAGAAgtcagagaagaaacaaaaggagaaattaCATTGGCttcaggagcagctgaagacaaaagaaaatgaagtaaaaagcCAATCTGAGTATTTTGAGCACTACAAACAAAGGCAGAAGCAACAGACAACAGTGCTGAGAAAAAGTGAGTGTTACCTTCGGGGTGAGGTGTTTAGACTGGAAAAGCAAGTGCTAGATCTCAGTGCCCATATTGCTCTTTTGACGTCCGAGTTAGGAGAGGGAATGGCACGGTGTCTCCGTAAGAAGCTGGAATCAGTGTCCAAAGGCACACAGAGCTGTAAACCGTCTAATATGCAACTCACAGAATTGAAAAACTCCATTGGAAATGTGGAACATGACATGAAAAGCCACTTTGAGTCAtttcagaaaaatctgaagttcTTAAGGGATAAAGAGGAGGACAACAGGAGAGAAAGAGCAGACCTGCTGACTCAGCTCCAGTGCTCCCAGGACACTGAAGACTTTCTCAGGAGAAAATTAGAAGAATCTTGTCATCATGTTTATAatctgaaaatatctgaaatcaACCTACAGGAACAAGTGAACAAGCTTTTGGATGAAAATAAGGATTTAAAATATCAAGCTAGGGTGAggctaaaaaagaaagaagaaaaggactCACAGCTTAAAAGACCAGAAAGTACAGACAACATTACTGACCTGGTAAGTAAAAGTAAAGCAAAGTgcaataaagttttatttttatatcaacCCAGATTACACTTCTCATTAGGTATTCAGTGAAGATATAACCCTGAGGCTTTCTCCTTCCTATATTTATTCCCTTTATTTCTATGGATGTATTGAAAGCTCAGTGCGTAATTCACACCAACTGGAATCAGCAGCTGAGGTTTCAGTACATTACTGCTTTTATTAGGTGTATATTGAAGGCACTCCACAAACCTTGTTTCCTTAAGTTTTCAAGTGATGATCAAGTCTGCCTCATGGACACCATTCAGTTGAAGAGTGCAGGCATGGTTGGGTGAGTATTCACATCTTATTCATGCCCggatgctgaaggaaaaaagcacagctgagaaaaaaatcttgctCATGAGATTTTCTGGATAATGGAGCACAAGGGAAGATAGATAATATATTCAGGTCTGTGAGTTGAGATATTCAGTGGTTTGCAGCTCCCCAGCATTATGATGTGCTCTGAATACATTGAATAGGATTTCTTTGCTTCAAGCAGTTCACTCCAGTACTGCCTGGGAAAGCTCTACGTATGCTTTAATATGACATTCAGCTTCTGCCAATTCATTTTGCTGACAAAGAATAGTTTAATGGAGAGGACACAGACAAGGTTTTATTATTTATGCACTGGGATAGATGgtatttttattctgaagacTTGTTAATAAAGTGAAATCAGTTCAGACTCATGCTTAGCTACCCATTCAGACTGTGACCTGATATTCCTAGAACTCTCACAATATTACGTGCAGTTAACTGGGAGGTAACAACACAATCAAAACCTCTTTAGTTTAGGAGAACAAACACACTGTGAGCACTTCAGAACTGGGAGAAGGTAGAGAAGACCCTCTGTCcataaaatttaaaagaaatgaagttttcaaCCTAGTACTTGAATGCATCTTTATAGGCATAGTGATTTAGTACAATTTCTAACTCTTTAGTCCCAGGTAAGTTAGAGAAAGAATGTTAAGATCcttctgaaggaactggcagCATGTGTGACCTCTGTGGATATCTTAGAAGCTATGTTGCCATTTTTCTCCTTGGCTGCCCTGGGTTGGAAGAAGGACTTGCAGCTGTACTTATTTTTGTAAGCTTGAACCACTGATACAGGGGCTTTACCCTAATGAGTTCACTTTTTCTTAAGAATGAAGGTTCAAAATGTCCCTTGCTTAAGATATATTtagaaggagctgcactgagTTGTACACAGATACCACAGCCAAGAGCACTGTGAAGGAACTGCCCAGCTAAAATCAGGGGGGATGGTGGCTTTCAGAACCAGAGAATAAGCAGTGAAGAATTACTTCCAAAAatctgagaaagggaaaaagtaaatattGAGTTGAAGTTATGAGAGCAAGATGACCAATTGCCCAAGACTGATGCAGAACGTCTTCAAGAAACAGGGCTGTGGTCTCTTTCATTCTATTCCGTACTGCAgtgaaaagttttgtttttttccttcaccaaGTTTTCTAACCATTTTTATTCCAAGTATTGACATATAGCTGTGTTGTCTTAGGAATTTACTGAGCTAGGCAGTCTATGGTATTAACAAATGTGCCAAAGTATATCTTAAGTCAATGTATTTTGTTCTGAGGCGCAGTAGGTTGTGTTCCTTGTGTTACATAGCATCAGCAGCATCAAACCTTGTGCACTGCTggttgtattttgtattttcctttggtTTCAGGACTGCTACACATTCACCTGGATTTTTCCAGTAGAAAATTGTGCCTTCAAATAgtcgggaaaaaaaaaaaatcaatttctgttctaaaaggaggagggagacCTCTGGTGTTCTATTGTAAAACtgaagagggttttttttttttttttcccattagaCTCATATTTTAGTTGCACTTAATAAAATTTCCTAACCTCATTACACTGGTCTTGTGGTATTCAAGCCAAAATagttaaatagaaaaaaaatcctatttaaGCTCATCATACTCCATCACCAGCTTTAAAAATGAGGAGTTATACatataacaagaaaaaatttcatgctgttgcttttctggAACGACTCTGATACATCATTTTTCACCGAGAGAGTGAGTGGGATCATATGGCCATTTTGCAGCcaggaaaaatgtcatttgtgAAGACAGGCTTATCAGACCCATAAGAAGTACAAATATCTGATATTCCTCAGTAAATATCGTATCAAATGACAAGCTTATCAATGATACTTGAAAACTATCTCCTGATCATTACTGTATATTAATACAATATTATTTAACTCAATTGGGTATTTTGCTCTGGTACCATGGAAGTGAACTGAATCTCATGGGGGAGTAGTCACAtaaatttaataagaaaattaaatttccaGAATCTTGTCTGCAGTGttccagctgcagcttgtgACTGGAtggaaaatgcacaaaaaagTAGCTAGTACCATGTACTGATGTCTTTCTATATCAGAAAATTTCTAGATGTGCACATTAGGGGTCTATTCAAGATCTTGGTGAACAAAAGTTAAGAAACACCAAGCAGCACACTTCTCTACAACTCTCAGATGAGAGCTGAAGGTTTGGTTTCATGCTGTGGTGTTCCTGGAATTCAAGGATTGTATGTTTTCCATCATTTTATATAACAGTCTTCTGCCAGAACCCCCATATtagtaaagaaaatatatctggGAGTAAATAGAGGCAAACTTGCATGAAAAGAATGAACATGCTCCAAAGAATTAACATTAGCTTCATTATGACTGAGAAAAAGATGGGAGACATCTGGAGTTATTGTGGTTTCCACACAGATCACACCACCCAGAAAAGATATAATgcttggactggatgatcttttacatcttttccaaccttggtgattctacaattctgtatGATAGGGCACAATAATGCAGGATATGGCTTGGGCTGAAATTAAAATTACTCTCGTTGGTTATTGAGAGGAAAACCAAGTGGCATTTGCAGACTCATTTTAAGTTGCTGCCTTTTCCATCTGCGTGTAACAATAAAGCTGCAGCTCAGTCCTGATCTGCTGAGGTTTTTTTCAGCTGGCATTTGATGCAAAGCATTGTGGAAACACAAAAATGACTCTCTTGGTTTCTATTCTGTTGCTGCTTTGGCTACACCCTCAATTATGTTTTTTGTTGAGGAAATCAAACCTGATTATTCACTAAAAATAGGCATGGCACATGTGAAACATGATCTGCAGTGTATCAGACATTAAGGGTATCTGCTTTGCACCAGAAATTGTCCCAGCATCCAAAATGTTAACAAACAACATAACAATTAGACTCTGCCTTGCTAGTGTTCTGTGCTCCTACATATTGTGCACAGTTATTATTCAGATATTCTTCCTTAAGTAGCTGTAGAGTCTCAAGGAAATGTGAGGGTCAGGTCAAAAAAGCTCAATTTTTACTGGAAAATGTTGAAATGAGAAAAGTATATAAATTACCAGCAATTCTGCTGAAATAATTGGTCTATTGAATGTTAATAGAAAATAGTAAAGGAAACTTGTGTGCCTCTGTGCCCTCATATTAGTAATGGTGTATTTAtaatctgctttttattttcttcccctcttttccCATCAAGAACAGAGACCTACACCAGCAAGGtgttcaaaaccagaaaagggGAGCAATCTCAGATCAGcggagaagcagagctgctcaaaCTCCAGTTGTGCTGCTGCATGCCACGGAGTATGGTATGAAAATGAGCCccaatttttaatttcatttctgtgcagctAAAGTAAAGATTACTTCTTTCATGTGGTGTGCTTGACTTAGAAGGCAAAACAGCTCCAAAAACCTCATCTGGAAATAGTATCTTGGGAACATGGAAGAATAGCTATTCACTTGTATGACATGAAGATTTAGATGTGAGCTTCCTCAGCAAATCCTGCAGCTGCCAAGAGGCTGAGAAGTTAGGCGATACTTCTCAAGTTTAGACTGAACTACAGTGCTTGggagcactgcacagctgtcacatttattttttagacTAAACATTACACGAAAGGTCTGATGTTGGCAAATTGTATCTAGTTAATTTTACAACTAAAATTAATGTGAACTTAATGACGAATTGCAGATTAGACAAATACAGACCCACACCAAATATTTTAGCCCTTATGTTTAACCTTTATGTTTAACATGAGTTGTTCTCTACTCAGTGTAATGAGgtgttcatttcattttgaaagcctTTAAGAACTGAAGGGTGGGGAAGCAATCTCTAAATATATCTCAATTTAGAGCTTTATACTTGTCttatgaaatatgttttcttgCTTAATGTCATCCTTGTCTCTGTATCACTCATGGTATGCCCTTCTGCTAGAGAATGTAGTTAGGGGTATATTCTTACCAAAATGCTTTCCATTCAGAATGTCTATTCAGAAATattggggtttgtttttcatgtaaatGTCTGTGAGTGTCATTACACTTACCCTGTGCTTTACCATAACAGAAGCACCAGGATACAGCTGTGATAGGCCTAAACAGGCAAAACAACTACAAGAACTGTTGCCAGTTTTGGAGCACAATTCCAGCACCTTTGCAAATGCTGCTGAAGAACTTGGTTTAGCTGAGATCAAACTGGTAAGAAGTTCCTGCAATTCTCTCTTCGTGAGCACAGTGAATCAGTGAGTTGAGAAGAAGAGCTGGTGTATTTAAAGATGAAtacaaaagcatttgaaatcCTATCTAGTTAAGGTGCTATTCAAGGTGAATAATTTTGTGCTCCAAGAAAATGAGTAATTATTTGTACCTTCTTATTTTTACCTTTATTCTATTTCAAATCTTTAATTATTTGACAACTTCGCGTGtcaatattttttctcatttgtccataaacaaatattatttccattggggtatatttttcagtttgaaacatATCTTCTTTGCAATTACCAGGTCACCCTAGGAGCAAAAAGTACAGAAGACAGTTTCACTTTGTTTAGATGTACCCCAAGCTATCCTACAGCAAGACTGCTTCCACCTTGCTCTGAAAATGTACCTAATGGTGAAACAAGTGAAGGAAACAAAGGTGAAGAATACCTTACTTTCTCAAAAGAACAAGCTATACATCTACCTGCAAAAATGTTCCATGTTTCTGTGGTTGAAGATTTGATGAGAAACAAACCCAATGTTATCTTGCTAAAACCAGAAAGCCGTGAGGTAGAAGCTGTCAGAACAGTGAAGAAAGTGAGGAGGTTGGATTTCAGTGGTGCAAATACCAATCTTTGCTTGGATGGTCTGTGTGTTGTTACAGAAGAAGGTTCTTCTGATAAACCTCCTACAGATCTTTGTGGAAAAATACCGTGCTCTGTGAGTGAAAATTTTGCATCCtttcttcaaaaatacagagtggaaaaacatcagcaaaagaATTTAATTCTACCAAAAGGCATAAGTAAGAATAAAAGTTCAGATAAAAGTGTTCATGATAGAAAATATTACCAAAAAATCATTGGACCGAGAattaaaggagaagaaatacagaatgagaAATCCCAAGTACAACTGGTAACCCCTGTTTTTGGGGAAAATTCTGATGTTTTAAATAAGAGTGGTTTGGTAAAGCCTGAGAAGCAAGGAATTGAAGCCAAAGGCAAACAAAGTAGTCTACAAGGTGTCCACAAAATGTCTGTTGATGTGAAAGACTTTCAGATGCATTTCAGAGGAAGTCCTGAGCAAGTGGAGAAACAAGGAAGACTCTCAGAAATCTGTGTCTCTGATGTGATGAGGGTGTGCAAAGATGGAGACATGATGAAAatgggagggaaagagaagaaacctCAGAAGACAACTCCCCAAATAAACCCTTCAAGAAATATTGGACTGGAAGTAAAAAAAGTCCAGTCCCTAAATCTACATGAATCAAATGAGAAGAATTTCTCATGTCAggaaactgctgctgaaaacatGGAATatgctcagaaatgtttttggtCAGAGGAAGCGGGTTATCCACTAAACATATTATCTCCTATGCAGAAGAGATCACTGTGCTTAAGCAAGCAGTTACTGCCAGAGAACAATTTTTCCAAGTAtttctgtcacctgtcaccaccAGCAGTGGTTCATGACCATAATATGAATACACATGCATTGGAAAAATTAGTGGCAATGTGTTCACAGAGGATATTTCTACTgacacaagagaaagaaaactactTTAAAAAGGTCTGTGTATTACAAGAGGAGAATGAGAGATGTGTTCAGAAGGTGTGTGCACTGGAAGAGGACATGAATGTGTATTTTCAGTATGCTTTAGAAGTTGATGAAGAtaacatcatttattttcagaatttacTTAATGAGGATGAAATTGTTGTTAAATGTTCTAACATGTCAGAAGGAAATACCGAGAGCCCAGGAACAATTTTTGCTAAAACCATCTCTAAGAATCTCTCTTACGTTGAAGGGAAAAGTAGGAATTTGGGGAAAGACTCATTAACAATTGAATCAAATAAACTTCCCAAGAGTGTTTTACCTCtagatggaaagaaaatcagatatttccagctgctttctggtctgagagaggaaagaagaagatGCTTCAAAGAAATAGCTAAATTATTACAGGACAAGGAAAACTACATAGCAAAATATAATGAATTAatgcaagagagagagagaaacttAAAAAGAATATCTCTTTTagaaggtgaaaaagaaaatttattgGGAAGTttggcagaaataaaatgtgaacaAGACAAATACCGGGCCTTGGTCTCAGAACTTCAGGAGTGCAAAACTAGCTGTTATCAAACTATTTCTGTCttgcaggaggaaaaatatGCTTTGAAAGGAGCTATAGaccaaattaaaaaagaaaacgcAGAACGACTTGGTgagtttcagaaaacaaatgcagacttcattttagaaaataacaAATTGAAAGAATTGATGTTTTCTTTGGGTTTCACCTACGAGgatctgcaaaaagaaaacagtttgggaacaaaggaaaaggtggcaaaaataaaagaagaaaataaaactcaacAATATGGTGCTAAGGCAATGAAAGTTAAAACAGCATGTAGCGTAACTCAGactgaagaagaaggaagagaccCTTTCAGCTATTTCCACAAAAAAGAGgtaaatactaaaaataatgaGTATTATCAACAGGATTTTCtaaggaaaggaggaaatacAAACATGTTCATTTACTAACTTCTATTCTGAtaaggtttattttcttttagctgtTCTGGTTTTTGTGAAATGTATACTTAAAGACAAGATCTTTAATTATATTCATTTTCACAactgtttcttctgcaaacaTGAATCTTATATTACAGTGAAATTCTATGGAGATTACAATGTTCTTGTAACAGCAGAATTATTACTTCAATTGAGAATAATCAACAGGGAAAGACTTATCTTTAATATTCTGATTTTATGCAAATGTTTGTTGTAAGTCAGATGAAAGGAAACCATATATTTTTCACTAAAAAATGTGTGAACCTTTGTGTATGGATGGGAGAAGTCacatctttctgtttctccatttGTTTCAGGGCAGCAGGTCTGAAAGCTACAGTGTGATGGAAGAGCAattggaaaagacaaaagaggaGTTAAAAACACGGCAAAAGGAAttagaaaaatcaaaaaaaGAGGTAAGTTCCTCTTTGATGCAATCAAGATATCTGCTGTAGCCAACTCTGTCCTCCCTCCTTCTCATTAGGAATGAAGAGTAAGAAGCCCTGAGGATTATGGCAAACTTGAATTCAAAGTAATTTTTGAAGTAGAGGAGAAGGGACATAAGATCTGACTCTGCCAAGTGGTTTTGCTATACCAAATGGTAATGTAAATCATGCCCAATGCCCTATCTCTTGACATCTATGTAACAGTAATCATCTCATGGAAATTCTTGTTTGAACAGAGAGCTAGTTCTGTGCCTCTGTACAGCAAATTTGTGGTTTTAATGCCAAAAGAGGAAGCTAAGCTTTCTGCGTTGTGCCCTTCCTAACACATTAGCTTTAatattcctatttttatttcacaatcTCCATGACCTGTTTATCTTAATGATATTGCTTTATGGCAAGCTTGAATTTATGGGGCTGTTCCACACAGTAACTAGCATCACATAGACTGTCTGTGGAAAAACATCAACAATAACAAGTGTTACACTGGGAATATAAAGGAGTAGTATGATTATAGTTTGTGGATGTATGAGATGGCCATCCTTTGGCATCCACTATGTAAAACCTCCCTGATTTCAAATGAGGTGCCTGCAGTGCAGGGGCGGATTGAGATTGAATGATGCCTTATTAGGGACAGACTCCAGACCCTTGGAGTTTACATGTAAATACatcatttgatttttatgtatttttaaaaagtctgaTTAATTTGGGCCCTTCTAGTTCTTTGGGTGTTACAACTTATTTTGTTAATTTAAAAGAATGTGAAACCTTTGATtttagaaggaagaaataatgaagaaaggatCTTGCTGTCAATAATATATTGAGCGTGTTTGTTCATTTCAATATGACTGTTAATGTGTGTAAGTAGGGAAAATGAATCTCGGAAGTAATAGAAAGGTAAATGTACAGGCTTTAAATTCCTCTGCTACATTTTTCACTTTGAcatttttaaggattttttttttaccacttcCTCTCCTTTTTGCTCTGATGGCTTTCAGACTGTTATTTTAAGCTTCATTCAGAGCACTCAAGGTGACTTCAAATTTAGAAATCAGCTTAAAAATTTAATCTCATCATGGCTCTAACAATTTAAAACTTGCAGACTATGTTCAAGTCTGTAAGTTGGTCTGCAAGGCAATATTGAGAAACACTATCACTGCTAGACTAACTACACTCagtaattttgctttttaacctTACTATTAGGCTCAGAAATGGTACAGGGAACTTGGCTTTGCTGAAACAAGATATGAAGAAATCAAGACTTATTTAACACATGTTCTCTCAGAACTAGACTGTCTTAAACAAGAAGCTGAAGACAAAACTCttggaaagcagcactgcagatttgTGGTATGTATGTAAATAGAGTGGAGAAAAGCCATATTCCTTTGGACAGGAGTTCTTGGTGTTGAGACATCTATTATTGTTATTGGCAATAGATTTGATGCAAGTTTAGAGCCAGTACAAATGTAAACTTTAAAGTGAGGAGATATTATGTTAGGCTGACCATCTCTCTTACTGGATAATCCAATGTTTCAGTTTTCCATGGGCATTTTAGTCAcctctattttttttagaaTTCTATCTTGCCAGAATAATTCTCTGACGTGGACTTTTGGGTGAATTAATGAGATCACCCATAGCGGAAGGTTTGCTGTGTTGTTTGACTTAGCTCTTA
This DNA window, taken from Excalfactoria chinensis isolate bCotChi1 chromosome 4, bCotChi1.hap2, whole genome shotgun sequence, encodes the following:
- the C4H4orf50 gene encoding uncharacterized protein C4orf50 homolog, with amino-acid sequence MESDSVLRNRMKELEMSHKTLLVMIDQLNMKVHHFENANMRIKGKLREVWEELLSLVENQEKSEKKQKEKLHWLQEQLKTKENEVKSQSEYFEHYKQRQKQQTTVLRKSECYLRGEVFRLEKQVLDLSAHIALLTSELGEGMARCLRKKLESVSKGTQSCKPSNMQLTELKNSIGNVEHDMKSHFESFQKNLKFLRDKEEDNRRERADLLTQLQCSQDTEDFLRRKLEESCHHVYNLKISEINLQEQVNKLLDENKDLKYQARVRLKKKEEKDSQLKRPESTDNITDLNRDLHQQGVQNQKRGAISDQRRSRAAQTPVVLLHATEYEAPGYSCDRPKQAKQLQELLPVLEHNSSTFANAAEELGLAEIKLVTLGAKSTEDSFTLFRCTPSYPTARLLPPCSENVPNGETSEGNKGEEYLTFSKEQAIHLPAKMFHVSVVEDLMRNKPNVILLKPESREVEAVRTVKKVRRLDFSGANTNLCLDGLCVVTEEGSSDKPPTDLCGKIPCSVSENFASFLQKYRVEKHQQKNLILPKGISKNKSSDKSVHDRKYYQKIIGPRIKGEEIQNEKSQVQLVTPVFGENSDVLNKSGLVKPEKQGIEAKGKQSSLQGVHKMSVDVKDFQMHFRGSPEQVEKQGRLSEICVSDVMRVCKDGDMMKMGGKEKKPQKTTPQINPSRNIGLEVKKVQSLNLHESNEKNFSCQETAAENMEYAQKCFWSEEAGYPLNILSPMQKRSLCLSKQLLPENNFSKYFCHLSPPAVVHDHNMNTHALEKLVAMCSQRIFLLTQEKENYFKKVCVLQEENERCVQKVCALEEDMNVYFQYALEVDEDNIIYFQNLLNEDEIVVKCSNMSEGNTESPGTIFAKTISKNLSYVEGKSRNLGKDSLTIESNKLPKSVLPLDGKKIRYFQLLSGLREERRRCFKEIAKLLQDKENYIAKYNELMQERERNLKRISLLEGEKENLLGSLAEIKCEQDKYRALVSELQECKTSCYQTISVLQEEKYALKGAIDQIKKENAERLGEFQKTNADFILENNKLKELMFSLGFTYEDLQKENSLGTKEKVAKIKEENKTQQYGAKAMKVKTACSVTQTEEEGRDPFSYFHKKEGSRSESYSVMEEQLEKTKEELKTRQKELEKSKKEAQKWYRELGFAETRYEEIKTYLTHVLSELDCLKQEAEDKTLGKQHCRFVPMYTMKSGQEIEENKIACKRLQQQVLTLKAQLRDQTALQNQFNDLQNKVELLQAQLCEKTRELQKRKSEAMLTLAPLKAKLACLTRKCQERNSLITRMHAEFHRRGFNNSMFDEEVRSLVNDIALAEYTAAFTCNQEILPYSTVISEANGQSENHEALVRVSRMSQSIPANSLQEAGAIHSSHITPNMYTSSPVKLTSPERIIALHRELRQNHQRNCQIPSFVSSNTNSKADPNLSMTREETPWPPIPKMKDTLKRDWSMQGRDCLSKWDDAFGGQIGNQRASAIPQGIKQKDVITNNAWLSREKTDGSTSATTAKSSLSDMLSASNKGQNPVGRNQLHGKE